The Marinobacter gudaonensis region AGCCACTCCTCGCCGGCCAGAATCGGTAGCTGAAGTATCAGGATGTCAGGGTTGCCCGAACCCGATTCGGGCATCAGCAAACCGGCTGCCGCAATGGGTAGAACAAAAGCGCTTGCGACCACCAGGTAGATCGGCATGGCCCAGCGGGCAATCTCGAAATCCCGATGGTCCGTGTTCTCCACCACCATTACATGGAACTGCCTCGGTAGACAGATGATCGCGAACATGGCGATCAGAGTCTGGGTAATGAAGGCGGGTGCCTCGATGCCATCGGTCGTCAGGGTTCCGATCAGATCGGCTTCCTTGACCCTCGAAAACAAGTCGCCAAAGCCGTCGTAAAGTCCGAAACCGACAAACAGACCAACGGCTACGAAGGCGACCAGCTTGATCAGTGATTCGAACGCCACCGCCTGGATCATTCCCCGGTGATGTTCGGTGGATTCCAGGTGCCGGGTCCCGAACAACACCGTGAATACCGCCAGTGCCAGCGTGATGTACCACGCGGAGTCAGTCCAGGCAGCAGAGCTCAGCTCGTCATAGCCGGCACCGGTCTCGGACAGAACGTTGAAGCCCATGGCGATGGCCTTCAGCTGAAGCGCGATGTACGGAACGCTACCGATCAGCGCGAAGGTTGCGATCATTGCCGCCAGAAGCTGTGATTTGCCGTAGCGGGAGGCGATGAAATCGGCAATCGAGGTACTGTTGCTGCGTTTGCTGATGTAGATGATCCGGCGCAGCAACGGCGCCCCAAACACAAAGACAAGCAGGGGGCCCAGATAGATGGGCAGGAAAGCGAGTCCCTCCTGGGTGGCGCGACCGACGGCACCATAGAAGGTCCAGGAAGTGAAATACACCGCCAGGGAGAGCGCGTAGATATGGGTCCGTGCCAGGCGCCGGCGATAGAGACCGGGGTGCTTGTCGCCGGCCCATGCAATCACGAACAGAATGGAGATGTAGGTGATGGATATGAGAGCCAGCAACCAGGCACTAATCATAATGCGCGTTCCCTTCTCGGGTCGATGTCAGCGGTGTTGAGTCAGGTCCCGATCAATCCTCGCAGACGGTCTTGAAGAGCGGATCGGTGCTGCCGAGCACTTTCAGATTATCCACCCTTGGGGTGCCGTCTGAGCCCAGTGGAACCAGTTCGCGGCTGTCGCAGTTGATCAGATGCACGCGGTGGGAAACCGCATCGGTCATTTTCTGCTCAAACTTGTACAGGGTAAAACGGACAATCTCCTCGCGATCGGTGTCCCGGCTGATACTGTTCACGTCAACCGTGGAGAATGCCGTCACGTACGGGAAGACGAAGGTCCACGGACGCCAAAGAATGCCGTCTGATTCGGTGCTTACAATCACCGCTTCCTCGGGTAGCAGGGTCTTCTTGTGATCGTACCAGGTGTACTCCGTGTAGATCAGATAGCCAAGCATGCCCGCGCCGGCAAAAACCGGAATGATCCACCTGGGGGCTTTCTGACGGGTAACCGCGCGGATACCGAGCGCGATCCCTGCCGCACCGACGCCGCAGACTACAGTGGCAACAAAAGTCCAAAACATAAAATTGCTTCCTCAAAAAAGAACGGGCTCCCTCATTGAGGAAGCCCGTTCAGTATCAACCTGTCAATTCATGGAATGGAACAGGTTGAGTTGTTGCTTAGTGGTCGTGCGCCTGACCGGCACCACGTGGGTAACGGACGCTCTCGACCAGTTCCTGAATCTCAACGGGCGGTTCTTCAGTTGCGTTGGATACAACGAAGGCTACCGCAAAGTTGACGATTGCACCAACCGCACCGATAGAAAGCGGGGAGATGCCCAGCACCCAGTTGTCCGGAGTGTCTGGCAGGTTGTTGGTGCCCGGGATGAACAGCCAGCCCTTGTACACGAAAATGTACACCAGGGTGAAGGCCAGACCGGTCAGCATGCCGGCAATCGCGCCCTTGTTGTTAACCCGCTTGGAGAAGATACCCATCATCAGGGCCGGGAACAGGGACGCGGCGGCAATACCGAAGGCCAGTGCCACCACCTGGGCTGCGAAGCCGGGTGGGTTGGCGCCCAGGTAGGTCGCGACCACGATGGCAACGGCCATCGAAATCCGGGCCGCCATGAGCTCACCTTTCTCAGTGATGTTCGGGTTGATCGAACCCTTGATCAAGTCGTGACTGACCGCCGAGGAGATGGCAAGCAACAGACCCGCCGCTGTCGACAACGCCGCTGCAAGACCACCAGCCGCGATCAGGCCGACCACCCAACCGGGCAGGTTCGCGATCTCCGGGTTGGCCAGTACCAGGATGTCCCGGTTAACGGTCAGCTCGTTGCCGGCCCAGCCGCGTGCCTGTGCTTCATCAGCAAAGGAAGGGCTGTCGTTGTAGTGCTGGATGCGACCATCGTTGTTCTTGTCCTCATACTGGATCAGACCAGTGACTTCCCACTCCTTCACCCAGTTCGGACGCTCCTCATAGAGGATCGGAGCCGCGTCGGTGCCATTCGGGTAGATGGTGGTCATCAGGTTCAGACGAGCCATGGAAGCAACGGCCGGTGCGGTCAGGTACAGCAGGGCAATGAATACCAGGGCCCAGCCAGCAGACCAGCGAGCGTCAGCTACCTTCGGCACGGTGAAGAACCGGATGATAACGTGGGGCAGACCCGCGGTACCGATCATCAGCGACAGGGTGAACAGAACCATGTTCAGCTTGTTGTCGATGTCAGCCGTGTAGGAGTTGAAGCCCAGATCGGTGATCACCTGGTTCAGTTTTTCCAGAATCGGCATGCCGGAATCCACGTGGGTGGAGAACAGGCCGATCGGGGGCAGGGCGTTACCAGTCAGCTGCAGGGAGATAAACACAGCCGGGATGGTGTAGGCGATGATCAGAACGCAGTACTGGGCGACCTGGGTATAGGTGATCCCCTTCATGCCACCGAGTACGGCGTACACGAACACAACCACGGCCGCGATGATCAGGCCCATGGTGGCGTCTACTTCCAGGAAGCGAGAGAAAGCCACGCCAGCACCGGCCATCTGGCCGATTACGTAGGTAACCGAAGCCACGATCAGGCAGATAACCGCCACCAGCCGCGCGTTCTTGCTGTAGAAACGGTCGCCAATGAACTCGGGCACCGTGAACTTGCCGAACTTCCGCAGGTACGGAG contains the following coding sequences:
- a CDS encoding sodium:solute symporter family protein yields the protein MSQFAINLIFVGGSFLLYILIAIWAKAGSTSDFYVAGGGVHPITNGAAIGADWMSAASFISMAGLIAAGGYANSTFLMGWTGGYVLLAMLLAPYLRKFGKFTVPEFIGDRFYSKNARLVAVICLIVASVTYVIGQMAGAGVAFSRFLEVDATMGLIIAAVVVFVYAVLGGMKGITYTQVAQYCVLIIAYTIPAVFISLQLTGNALPPIGLFSTHVDSGMPILEKLNQVITDLGFNSYTADIDNKLNMVLFTLSLMIGTAGLPHVIIRFFTVPKVADARWSAGWALVFIALLYLTAPAVASMARLNLMTTIYPNGTDAAPILYEERPNWVKEWEVTGLIQYEDKNNDGRIQHYNDSPSFADEAQARGWAGNELTVNRDILVLANPEIANLPGWVVGLIAAGGLAAALSTAAGLLLAISSAVSHDLIKGSINPNITEKGELMAARISMAVAIVVATYLGANPPGFAAQVVALAFGIAAASLFPALMMGIFSKRVNNKGAIAGMLTGLAFTLVYIFVYKGWLFIPGTNNLPDTPDNWVLGISPLSIGAVGAIVNFAVAFVVSNATEEPPVEIQELVESVRYPRGAGQAHDH